A window of the Streptomyces sp. NBC_01351 genome harbors these coding sequences:
- a CDS encoding DUF2637 domain-containing protein, with the protein MTEETADRYALIAAGTVIIILTGAGFWLSYAHLAEVAGRHGLDRSPIRQWAWPATLDMFIVAGELLMLRAGLRRVTDWWAIGLTAAGSAGSIALNVAGVSGTTGSPVPVLDYVVAAVPPTGAMLAFGVLMRQIHQRIARPLRNGATETRTGSGPSRTTAPPDTTESRTRPNPEHDETRTDAPAGPDRPSPNPGPDPDPSRTTAPPDTTESRTGPNPDHDETRTDAPAGPDRPSPKPGPRRTRTGPARPRTVRAKVHGGRSERRTGPRRLSEEEVVELVLPDVPAALAADGNEQITRTQLRSIMRARGIPLGNEHIGPVLTALRSATASPKSHEGATHR; encoded by the coding sequence TTGACCGAGGAGACCGCCGACCGATACGCCCTGATCGCAGCCGGGACGGTGATCATCATCCTGACCGGCGCCGGATTCTGGCTCTCCTACGCCCACCTCGCCGAAGTCGCTGGGAGGCACGGCCTGGACCGCTCGCCCATCCGGCAGTGGGCTTGGCCCGCCACGCTGGACATGTTCATCGTCGCCGGCGAGCTGCTGATGCTGCGAGCGGGTCTGCGCCGGGTGACGGACTGGTGGGCAATCGGGCTGACGGCCGCAGGGTCGGCCGGATCAATCGCCCTGAACGTCGCCGGCGTCAGCGGCACAACCGGCAGTCCGGTCCCGGTCCTGGACTACGTGGTCGCCGCCGTCCCGCCGACGGGCGCCATGCTCGCCTTCGGAGTCCTGATGCGGCAGATCCACCAGCGCATCGCCCGGCCCCTCCGGAACGGCGCGACCGAAACCCGGACCGGCTCCGGTCCGAGCCGGACCACCGCACCGCCGGACACGACGGAATCCCGGACCCGACCGAACCCGGAGCACGACGAAACCCGGACCGACGCCCCCGCCGGACCGGACCGGCCCAGCCCCAACCCCGGACCGGACCCGGACCCAAGCCGGACCACCGCACCGCCGGACACGACGGAATCCCGGACCGGACCGAACCCGGACCACGACGAAACCCGGACCGACGCCCCCGCCGGACCGGACCGGCCCAGCCCCAAACCCGGACCGAGGCGGACTCGGACCGGGCCGGCACGTCCCCGGACGGTCCGGGCGAAGGTCCACGGCGGACGGTCCGAGCGCCGGACCGGACCGCGCCGCCTGTCCGAGGAAGAGGTTGTCGAGCTGGTCCTCCCGGACGTCCCCGCTGCCCTGGCCGCGGACGGGAACGAGCAGATCACCCGAACCCAGCTGCGGAGCATCATGCGCGCCCGTGGCATCCCCCTCGGCAACGAGCACATCGGTCCCGTCCTGACCGCGCTTCGCTCTGCGACCGCCTCCCCCAAATCCCACGAAGGAGCCACCCACCGATGA
- a CDS encoding DUF317 domain-containing protein gives MRGRREPDESDDARQVLRSTVLYIAPDALSWAQWVLADEPILLGDQPVAWTVSARATPASLPQWNAYFSAGTPAEVVTDFLLALEDRPDPAHGYAGPQAVLDALASSGWIGDIDIPTAMSDPRLAATMALTALPDEGIQDGDPLVLDPEVEAAGWQAWCEPRMGGGLLWAAMFSASTPHDLVAAFAASLASPAPVLRHTLPESSEGQLTVQPTV, from the coding sequence GTGCGAGGCCGACGTGAGCCCGACGAATCGGACGACGCCCGGCAGGTTCTTCGCAGCACCGTCCTGTACATCGCTCCGGACGCTCTGAGCTGGGCGCAGTGGGTGCTGGCCGACGAGCCCATCCTCCTGGGTGATCAGCCGGTGGCATGGACGGTCTCTGCCCGCGCCACCCCCGCCAGCCTTCCCCAGTGGAATGCGTACTTCTCCGCCGGCACCCCGGCCGAGGTCGTCACCGACTTCCTGCTCGCCCTGGAGGACCGCCCGGATCCCGCCCACGGCTACGCCGGACCGCAGGCGGTTCTCGACGCGCTCGCCAGCAGTGGCTGGATCGGCGACATAGATATCCCCACCGCCATGTCCGACCCGCGGCTGGCCGCCACCATGGCCTTGACCGCTTTGCCGGACGAAGGTATTCAAGACGGCGACCCCCTCGTCCTCGATCCCGAGGTGGAGGCGGCGGGATGGCAGGCATGGTGCGAACCGAGGATGGGCGGCGGGCTCCTGTGGGCCGCCATGTTCTCCGCCAGCACGCCACACGATCTCGTTGCGGCCTTCGCCGCCTCCCTGGCCTCACCCGCACCGGTGCTGCGCCACACCCTGCCGGAGAGCAGCGAGGGCCAGCTCACTGTGCAACCGACTGTCTGA
- a CDS encoding DUF317 domain-containing protein: MLVTVELSNAGFRTTIEKLRLHSWLLGPGQPTEVIDCFPEANGDFTLIVDDRADTHISSVDGRLYLGWFPDGRPGAEDEGWVLAVTGTAKVPGYRVVFDPQTPARLVAATVSEVLATARRQ; encoded by the coding sequence ATGCTTGTGACCGTGGAGCTGTCGAACGCCGGATTCCGTACCACGATCGAGAAGTTGCGCTTGCATAGCTGGCTTCTGGGGCCCGGTCAGCCGACCGAGGTCATCGACTGCTTCCCCGAAGCGAACGGCGACTTCACCCTCATCGTCGATGACCGGGCCGACACCCATATCTCCTCGGTCGACGGCAGGCTCTATCTCGGGTGGTTTCCCGACGGCCGGCCCGGGGCCGAGGACGAGGGTTGGGTCCTGGCCGTCACCGGCACCGCCAAGGTTCCCGGCTACCGTGTCGTCTTCGATCCGCAGACCCCGGCACGGCTCGTGGCCGCTACCGTTTCCGAGGTGCTCGCCACCGCTCGACGGCAGTAG
- a CDS encoding acyl-CoA thioesterase — translation MSRHIYDCPVRWSDLDANGHLNSSRYGVLLEETRMRMFSMLVPQDPAERLARNFLLREQTIRYQHPLETWETPVRIEAWVADVKRVSLTFHFEVKDDEHVYATATSVVAGYDSIRGGIRRFEQDELDVFNSFADTTQATDS, via the coding sequence GTGTCCCGACACATTTACGACTGCCCCGTTCGCTGGTCGGACCTCGACGCGAACGGACACCTCAACAGCTCCCGCTACGGCGTCCTCCTGGAGGAGACCCGCATGCGTATGTTCAGCATGTTGGTCCCCCAAGACCCCGCCGAGCGCCTGGCCCGCAACTTCCTGCTGCGCGAGCAGACCATCCGCTACCAGCACCCGCTTGAGACCTGGGAGACTCCGGTCCGCATCGAAGCCTGGGTGGCTGACGTCAAGCGCGTCTCCCTCACCTTCCACTTCGAGGTCAAGGACGACGAGCACGTCTACGCCACCGCGACCTCCGTAGTGGCCGGCTACGACTCCATCCGGGGAGGTATCCGCCGCTTCGAGCAGGACGAACTCGACGTGTTCAACAGCTTCGCTGACACCACCCAGGCCACCGACAGCTGA
- a CDS encoding UvrD-helicase domain-containing protein translates to MTYEAKGEQQAVVESAAPVLVVLGGAGTGKTTTAVAAARRHIEDADERLTLRRRAAHQAGRRTRLPAPERVLFLSFSRTAVAQIIDRSSDVIGPLASRLEVATFHSFAWRIINSFGPHHGYPQPLSVLSEAQRLVGGAGPGLTYSQLVPVAMELLGLEKVRNHYSKRYGLVICDEFQDTDDQEWLFLQQIAPAARRILLGDTKQCIYAGFKHIDADARIAETMQMSGAVRIMLPPLSYRDPSGTLPAAAEAAMRRDFTHDAIRTAASAGRISVTDYTSGYGHAEVIDLARRARKAGDTVSIFTHTNVATSSLSDALLADGLVHEQVGLTEAHGEALAAQLSLVKYALDLPDPGVLRALAVYVQATERKGNRVVPLAQQMLNPATNLPLRNALQRLARDLQASVGEGGQPDIGRLSEVITSAYGTVGAARGQETWIQAARQTSIALRHAGQGSFDAAAVEQELLRVRDEALVGTWTARRAPIQVMNLHQTKGREADTTILLLGSNEFHGSEGEPYPTGSKLLYVVMTRARQKAHLVVPNLVHGLWQPLVAALR, encoded by the coding sequence GTGACGTACGAGGCCAAGGGAGAACAGCAGGCCGTCGTCGAGAGCGCCGCGCCGGTTCTCGTCGTGCTCGGGGGTGCCGGAACGGGCAAGACCACAACTGCCGTCGCAGCTGCCCGCCGCCACATCGAAGACGCCGACGAGCGACTCACGCTCCGACGCCGAGCGGCCCACCAGGCTGGCCGAAGGACGAGGCTGCCCGCACCAGAGCGGGTCCTCTTCCTCTCCTTCTCCCGCACCGCGGTGGCGCAGATCATCGACCGCTCGTCCGACGTGATCGGACCGCTGGCCTCGCGCCTCGAAGTGGCTACGTTCCACAGCTTCGCCTGGCGCATCATCAACAGCTTCGGCCCGCACCATGGGTATCCTCAGCCCCTCTCGGTTCTGAGCGAAGCGCAGCGCCTCGTCGGCGGTGCCGGACCCGGGCTTACCTATAGCCAACTAGTCCCAGTGGCCATGGAGTTGCTGGGCCTGGAAAAGGTGCGCAACCACTACAGCAAGCGGTACGGCCTCGTCATCTGCGACGAGTTCCAGGATACTGACGACCAGGAATGGCTGTTCCTCCAGCAGATCGCGCCGGCTGCACGCCGCATCCTGCTGGGCGATACCAAGCAGTGCATCTACGCGGGCTTCAAGCACATCGATGCCGACGCGAGGATCGCCGAAACGATGCAGATGTCCGGCGCCGTGAGGATCATGCTGCCGCCGCTCAGCTACCGCGATCCGAGCGGAACTCTGCCGGCCGCTGCGGAAGCTGCCATGCGACGCGACTTCACCCATGACGCCATTCGCACCGCCGCCAGTGCGGGGCGCATCTCGGTCACCGACTACACCAGCGGCTACGGCCATGCCGAAGTCATCGACCTCGCACGCCGCGCGCGGAAGGCCGGGGACACCGTCAGCATCTTCACCCACACCAACGTGGCGACCTCCAGCCTGTCCGACGCGCTCCTCGCGGACGGACTCGTGCACGAGCAAGTCGGCCTCACCGAGGCACACGGTGAGGCACTCGCCGCGCAGCTGTCCCTGGTGAAGTACGCCCTTGACCTTCCCGACCCTGGGGTTCTCCGCGCCCTGGCTGTCTACGTCCAGGCCACGGAACGCAAGGGCAACAGGGTGGTGCCGCTCGCCCAGCAGATGCTCAACCCGGCGACCAACCTGCCCCTGCGCAACGCACTGCAGCGACTGGCACGGGACCTGCAGGCCTCGGTCGGCGAGGGCGGGCAGCCCGACATTGGGCGACTCTCCGAAGTGATCACGAGCGCCTACGGCACGGTCGGTGCTGCCCGCGGCCAGGAGACCTGGATTCAGGCAGCCCGTCAGACGAGCATTGCCCTACGTCACGCGGGCCAAGGCTCCTTCGATGCTGCCGCGGTCGAGCAGGAGCTTCTCCGCGTACGCGACGAAGCTCTGGTCGGGACGTGGACAGCTCGACGAGCCCCGATTCAGGTGATGAACCTCCATCAGACCAAGGGGCGGGAAGCCGACACTACGATCTTGCTTCTCGGAAGCAACGAGTTCCACGGCTCCGAAGGAGAGCCGTACCCGACCGGCTCCAAATTGTTGTACGTCGTGATGACCCGAGCCCGGCAGAAGGCGCACCTCGTTGTTCCCAATCTGGTGCATGGCCTCTGGCAACCCCTTGTTGCGGCCCTGCGTTAG
- a CDS encoding helix-turn-helix transcriptional regulator gives MVAQGIVPFGDDHAENKGAHGGEIAGQFMGFGGWLKRWRQAAGITQAPVAKALGMGVRTYRNVEKGAVPPRFTKPQCEALADLLGLDKSERHALLLYNIGTTLDGDPQIDASPELRRALRLLIDRQMPSPTYLTDRNWNILAYNAAMAEWWPWVMEPRANLMRWALTNPEARTQYHGWEMHAAAYVRLLKFAQATHKDNAELVDLIAEVRRNPDVERIWRTEADLEADRDGHVFRMIIPALGWEAIEVVSHVLYPASMPHCRFVVITWVEAESSDDETDALGGKRNAWAHAEAGAPSTPQPPAQAEADAARRRAARALTARLVVDSADEAAALAGPDGVPLPALSALAGPECRLTLSPENHSVVWAIQEVPGEWGITQLGAGAVVDRIHQPIVDPQARAELKLLLRASLPDSDQAAISRLHGQLPQVDLRAALLREIFNELQEGEGLPR, from the coding sequence ATGGTTGCTCAGGGGATAGTCCCCTTCGGTGATGACCACGCCGAGAACAAGGGCGCACACGGCGGAGAAATCGCCGGTCAGTTCATGGGGTTCGGCGGCTGGCTGAAGAGATGGCGCCAGGCGGCGGGGATCACCCAGGCCCCAGTGGCCAAGGCCCTCGGCATGGGGGTCCGGACGTACCGCAACGTGGAGAAGGGGGCCGTCCCGCCTCGGTTCACCAAGCCCCAGTGCGAGGCGCTCGCGGATCTGCTGGGACTCGACAAGAGCGAGCGCCACGCCCTGCTGCTCTACAACATCGGCACCACGCTCGACGGTGACCCGCAGATCGACGCCAGTCCGGAGCTGCGCCGGGCACTTCGCCTGCTGATCGACAGGCAGATGCCCTCGCCTACGTACCTCACCGACCGTAACTGGAACATCCTCGCCTACAACGCGGCGATGGCCGAGTGGTGGCCGTGGGTCATGGAGCCGCGCGCCAACCTCATGCGCTGGGCACTGACGAACCCGGAGGCCCGCACCCAATACCACGGCTGGGAAATGCACGCTGCGGCCTACGTCCGCTTGTTGAAGTTCGCCCAGGCCACCCACAAGGACAACGCCGAGCTCGTCGACCTGATCGCCGAGGTTCGCCGGAACCCGGACGTAGAGCGGATCTGGCGCACTGAAGCCGACCTGGAAGCCGACAGGGACGGTCATGTCTTCCGGATGATCATCCCCGCCCTGGGCTGGGAGGCCATCGAAGTGGTCTCCCACGTCCTGTACCCGGCGTCGATGCCCCACTGCCGGTTCGTAGTGATCACCTGGGTCGAGGCCGAGTCTTCCGACGACGAGACCGACGCCCTTGGCGGCAAGCGCAACGCCTGGGCCCACGCCGAGGCCGGCGCGCCCTCGACTCCGCAGCCCCCCGCCCAGGCCGAAGCCGATGCCGCCCGCCGCCGCGCGGCCCGCGCGCTCACCGCCCGCCTCGTCGTCGACAGCGCCGACGAAGCCGCAGCGCTCGCCGGCCCCGACGGCGTCCCGCTCCCAGCACTCAGCGCGCTGGCCGGGCCGGAGTGCCGACTCACCCTGTCGCCCGAGAATCACTCCGTGGTGTGGGCCATTCAGGAAGTCCCGGGGGAGTGGGGCATCACGCAGCTGGGGGCCGGAGCCGTCGTCGACCGCATCCACCAGCCGATCGTGGACCCCCAGGCCAGAGCGGAGTTGAAGCTACTCCTGCGCGCCTCGCTGCCGGACTCCGACCAGGCGGCCATCAGCCGGCTCCACGGGCAGCTGCCCCAGGTCGACCTCCGGGCCGCCCTCCTTCGCGAGATCTTCAACGAGCTCCAAGAGGGCGAGGGCCTGCCCCGCTAG
- a CDS encoding MSCRAMM family protein, which translates to MKHRPFLFTALAVTAAVALTGPATTATAAPSPSTEAPKDQGAPAAADKAGLRIVKTDPEGQPAPGAAFQLLDSAGKTLAEGKTGADGTLAFSDLAPGVVRLKETASGSPLLGTVPDQDVVVAPGEPKVLAITDPYKSAGLTLKVTDKATGKGLAGAIVNIAPKDAKDDKGAFTLTTGPDGTAKGPLPVGKKTGSAYTATETKVPDGYRLETTPVEITAKPGAETTAAFTNAATAKPTEEPTGKPTAKPTGDPTSQPTPTGSPSTGTGEPTDAASPSSSPEIGTATATPTAPDVKPEGSLAHTGADSTNGWLLAAGGLLLAAGGGAVYAARRRKNDESDIGTGQHRRTDDN; encoded by the coding sequence ATGAAGCACCGCCCCTTCCTTTTCACCGCGCTCGCCGTGACCGCCGCCGTCGCCCTGACCGGCCCGGCCACCACCGCCACCGCAGCCCCCTCCCCGTCCACCGAAGCCCCCAAGGATCAAGGCGCCCCTGCGGCGGCGGACAAGGCCGGGCTGCGCATCGTCAAGACGGACCCCGAAGGCCAGCCCGCCCCTGGAGCCGCCTTCCAGCTGCTCGACTCAGCGGGCAAGACGCTCGCCGAGGGCAAGACCGGCGCCGACGGCACCCTGGCCTTCTCCGATCTCGCCCCCGGCGTCGTACGCCTCAAGGAGACCGCCTCCGGCAGCCCGCTGCTGGGCACCGTCCCCGACCAGGACGTCGTCGTCGCCCCCGGCGAGCCCAAGGTCCTGGCAATCACCGACCCGTACAAGTCCGCCGGCCTCACCCTCAAGGTCACCGACAAGGCCACCGGCAAGGGCCTGGCCGGAGCCATCGTCAACATCGCCCCGAAGGACGCCAAGGACGACAAGGGCGCCTTCACCCTCACCACCGGCCCGGACGGCACCGCCAAGGGCCCCCTCCCCGTCGGTAAGAAGACCGGCAGCGCCTACACCGCCACCGAGACCAAGGTCCCGGATGGCTACCGACTGGAGACCACCCCGGTGGAGATCACGGCCAAGCCCGGAGCCGAGACCACCGCGGCCTTCACGAACGCGGCCACGGCCAAGCCCACCGAGGAACCGACGGGGAAGCCGACGGCCAAGCCCACCGGCGATCCCACCTCCCAGCCCACGCCGACCGGCTCGCCCTCGACCGGCACCGGGGAGCCGACCGATGCGGCATCCCCCTCCAGCAGCCCGGAGATCGGCACCGCTACCGCGACCCCCACTGCACCTGACGTCAAGCCCGAAGGCTCCCTCGCCCACACCGGCGCCGACAGCACCAACGGGTGGCTCCTGGCAGCCGGCGGCCTTCTCCTCGCCGCCGGAGGCGGCGCCGTCTACGCCGCCCGCCGCCGTAAGAACGACGAGAGCGACATCGGCACCGGCCAGCACCGGCGCACCGACGACAACTGA
- a CDS encoding ATP-binding protein: MNRTSLVDPQTTADNAAMAWMRRKLAERGIDPTAPIADTPEAIPALEAAELRIPRDYREARVEHPAVAEWVRAVADSAVGHAASPLNPHFGAAGQREITHGRSLLLWGSTGAGKTHQAYAAIRALTASGCGVRWHATTAADLYGEMRARGGGDPEYLLRRIVRIPLLLLDDLGAAKASEWNEEITFRLLNWRAQNQMPTIVTSNLPPVRTPGMATGQPVLRDKVGDRVISRLSGMCTPVHLNGPDRRFRAA, from the coding sequence GTGAACCGCACCAGCCTCGTCGACCCTCAGACCACAGCGGACAACGCCGCAATGGCCTGGATGCGGCGCAAGCTCGCCGAGCGCGGCATCGACCCGACCGCCCCCATCGCGGACACCCCGGAAGCGATCCCCGCGCTTGAGGCTGCCGAGCTGCGAATCCCGCGCGATTACCGCGAAGCCCGCGTCGAGCACCCCGCCGTAGCCGAGTGGGTCCGCGCCGTCGCCGACAGCGCCGTCGGCCACGCGGCGAGCCCGCTGAACCCGCACTTCGGGGCTGCCGGGCAGCGAGAGATCACCCACGGCCGCAGCCTGCTGCTGTGGGGCTCCACCGGCGCCGGCAAGACGCACCAAGCGTACGCCGCAATCCGCGCCTTGACGGCCTCCGGGTGCGGGGTGCGCTGGCACGCCACGACGGCCGCCGACCTGTACGGCGAGATGCGGGCCCGGGGCGGTGGCGATCCGGAGTACCTGCTGCGGCGGATCGTGCGGATCCCGCTGCTGCTCCTGGACGACCTCGGGGCTGCGAAGGCGTCCGAGTGGAACGAGGAGATCACGTTCCGGCTGCTGAACTGGCGTGCGCAGAACCAGATGCCGACGATCGTCACCTCGAACCTGCCGCCGGTGCGTACCCCTGGGATGGCGACCGGGCAGCCGGTGCTGCGGGACAAGGTCGGCGACCGAGTGATCTCCCGCCTGTCCGGCATGTGTACCCCGGTCCACCTAAACGGCCCTGACCGCCGCTTCCGCGCCGCCTGA
- a CDS encoding MobC family plasmid mobilization relaxosome protein gives MAHPAPGVAGADRSQGAPVHKAATEGGSQPEEKPAPRRKRPATKNASRKRSPKTAANKRSHVCSVRLNDDEKNRLTTAAAASRTSLPAFLARSGLAAARDPDRASAAIAGEREVVAELFAARRHLGHVGNNLNQLARAVNSGGQPADVQLHAVLIAVQRAIHRVQTATDQLLEHR, from the coding sequence TTGGCCCATCCCGCCCCAGGGGTGGCGGGAGCGGACCGGAGCCAGGGGGCACCGGTCCACAAGGCAGCGACCGAGGGCGGATCGCAGCCTGAGGAGAAGCCCGCGCCGCGCCGCAAGCGCCCCGCCACGAAGAACGCTTCGCGCAAGCGCTCGCCGAAGACCGCCGCCAACAAGCGCTCGCATGTCTGCAGCGTCCGCCTCAACGACGACGAGAAGAACCGCCTTACCACCGCAGCAGCTGCATCCCGTACGAGCCTGCCTGCGTTCCTCGCCCGCAGCGGGCTTGCCGCCGCCCGCGACCCAGACCGCGCCTCCGCCGCCATCGCCGGTGAACGAGAAGTAGTCGCGGAGCTCTTCGCCGCCCGCCGGCACCTCGGCCACGTCGGCAACAACCTCAACCAGCTGGCCCGCGCGGTCAACTCCGGTGGCCAGCCAGCGGACGTCCAGCTCCATGCCGTGCTGATCGCCGTGCAGCGGGCAATCCACCGAGTCCAGACCGCCACCGACCAGCTCCTCGAACACCGCTAG
- a CDS encoding relaxase/mobilization nuclease domain-containing protein has product MVPKIHKRGTRTIGLLYYLYGPGKAEEHIDPHLVASWDHAAPDPGRDPEVTYKQLQELLDQPLANLHENERPTKHVWHLSVRNAPTDRTLSDQEWGDVARRMVAAAGIDDPEQGSGCRWVAVRHADDHIHILATLVREDGYRPDLDFDAVRVQAEARLLEKELGLRQLNPGDGTAAQRPTSAERHKADRMGRERTPREELRETVRRAAAGVASEEEFFERLGASGALVRKRVAPSGDLLGYTVALQGDLNKDGEPIFYPGSQLAADLSLPRIRERWSGRRQDEPIVEPVAASGPAQARRRASAAVWQAILVMDGTDDAATAAYIAAAGEILDALAKTSAAHTRRELRDAAFVFERASRSHVRAERGHDRALRQAARDLVYSGPALGRGEDGATTAMVIDAVFFLVTVAGHWHAKKAHAQQAAAAHLAAEHLRTAYRAASAQPMGVLAVRGRSLALPVLRRQVLRVREALPAELAERVLAEAGWSALAATLADAEAAGYDATALLADAAARRELGSAESVSDVLVWRLRRAADLPADAHAMPLPDGATASSGPTGPKAESPAAKGTQRRRR; this is encoded by the coding sequence ATGGTCCCCAAGATCCACAAGCGCGGGACGCGCACCATCGGCCTTCTGTACTACCTGTACGGGCCCGGCAAAGCCGAGGAACACATCGACCCGCACCTGGTGGCCTCCTGGGACCACGCCGCCCCCGACCCTGGCCGCGACCCCGAAGTCACCTACAAGCAGCTCCAGGAACTCCTCGACCAGCCCCTGGCCAACCTCCACGAGAACGAGCGGCCGACGAAGCATGTGTGGCACCTGTCGGTACGCAACGCGCCCACCGACCGGACCCTGTCCGACCAGGAGTGGGGCGACGTCGCCCGCCGGATGGTCGCCGCCGCCGGCATCGACGACCCCGAGCAGGGCTCCGGCTGCCGCTGGGTCGCCGTCCGGCATGCCGACGATCACATCCACATCCTGGCCACCCTGGTCCGCGAGGACGGCTACCGGCCCGACCTCGACTTCGACGCCGTCCGCGTCCAGGCCGAAGCCCGGCTCCTGGAGAAGGAACTGGGCCTGCGTCAGCTCAACCCTGGTGACGGCACCGCCGCCCAGCGGCCCACCAGCGCCGAACGCCATAAGGCCGATCGCATGGGACGCGAGCGCACGCCCAGGGAGGAACTGCGGGAGACCGTACGACGTGCAGCAGCCGGCGTTGCCAGCGAGGAGGAGTTCTTCGAGCGGCTGGGCGCCTCCGGAGCGCTGGTCCGCAAGCGCGTTGCACCCTCCGGAGACCTTCTGGGCTACACGGTCGCCCTGCAGGGGGACCTCAACAAGGACGGGGAACCGATCTTCTACCCGGGCTCGCAGCTCGCCGCAGATCTGTCCCTGCCCCGAATCCGCGAGCGCTGGTCCGGCCGCAGGCAGGATGAACCGATCGTCGAGCCGGTGGCCGCGTCGGGGCCGGCGCAGGCCCGGCGTCGGGCGAGCGCGGCGGTGTGGCAGGCGATCCTCGTCATGGACGGGACGGACGACGCGGCGACGGCCGCGTACATCGCCGCGGCCGGCGAGATCCTCGACGCCCTCGCGAAGACGAGTGCCGCCCACACCCGCCGTGAACTGCGTGATGCCGCCTTCGTGTTCGAGAGGGCGTCCCGTTCTCACGTACGAGCCGAGCGTGGGCACGACCGGGCGCTGCGGCAGGCCGCTCGCGATCTCGTCTACAGCGGTCCCGCCCTGGGGCGCGGGGAGGACGGGGCGACGACTGCGATGGTGATCGACGCTGTGTTCTTCCTTGTGACCGTGGCCGGGCACTGGCATGCGAAGAAGGCACACGCGCAGCAGGCCGCCGCCGCCCACCTGGCGGCAGAGCACCTGCGGACCGCCTACCGAGCCGCCTCCGCGCAGCCCATGGGAGTGCTGGCCGTACGGGGCCGGTCGCTGGCTCTTCCGGTGCTGCGCCGCCAGGTCCTCCGGGTCCGGGAAGCGCTGCCGGCGGAGCTGGCGGAGCGGGTCCTGGCCGAAGCCGGATGGTCGGCGCTGGCGGCGACCCTGGCCGATGCCGAGGCAGCCGGGTACGACGCCACCGCCCTGCTGGCCGACGCCGCCGCCCGACGGGAGCTGGGGAGCGCCGAGTCGGTGTCCGACGTGCTGGTGTGGCGGCTGCGCCGCGCTGCGGACCTACCGGCCGACGCCCACGCGATGCCCTTGCCCGACGGCGCCACCGCCTCGTCGGGTCCCACCGGACCGAAGGCCGAGAGCCCGGCAGCGAAGGGCACGCAGCGCCGCCGGAGGTGA
- a CDS encoding WhiB family transcriptional regulator: MREITTNTQPVPDLRGIADISWHDRGNCHDLDTAEADRMFFPAPRAHADIAEAKTLCGTCPVRQDCFTHAMDNDIRWGLWGGLTEAERKPWRAKVAKRLDYERVRAALMGRDVHLSAAERDAVTRAAHVRGWSTTRLAYVLGVDFDHARDLLRRAAHAVADRDRYWKVPAADSLASPAGSDDGSAPEETFCQVPRQAQTRELNDALRKAA; encoded by the coding sequence ATGCGCGAAATCACCACCAACACCCAGCCCGTGCCCGACCTGCGTGGCATCGCCGACATCTCGTGGCACGACCGAGGGAACTGCCACGACCTGGACACTGCCGAAGCCGACCGGATGTTCTTCCCCGCGCCGCGGGCCCACGCCGACATCGCCGAGGCCAAGACCCTGTGCGGCACCTGCCCCGTGCGCCAGGACTGCTTCACCCACGCCATGGACAACGACATCCGCTGGGGCCTGTGGGGCGGACTGACCGAGGCGGAACGCAAGCCCTGGCGCGCCAAGGTCGCCAAGCGACTCGACTACGAGCGGGTCCGCGCCGCCCTCATGGGCCGGGACGTCCACCTTTCCGCCGCCGAACGCGACGCCGTCACCCGCGCCGCCCACGTACGCGGCTGGAGCACCACACGGCTGGCCTACGTCCTCGGGGTCGATTTCGACCACGCCCGCGACCTCCTGCGCCGGGCGGCGCACGCAGTGGCAGACCGCGACCGGTACTGGAAAGTCCCCGCCGCGGACAGCCTGGCCAGCCCCGCCGGCAGCGACGACGGAAGCGCACCCGAGGAAACGTTCTGCCAGGTACCGCGCCAGGCCCAGACGCGCGAGCTCAACGACGCTCTGCGGAAGGCGGCATGA